Proteins encoded in a region of the Ranitomeya imitator isolate aRanImi1 chromosome 9, aRanImi1.pri, whole genome shotgun sequence genome:
- the OSGIN1 gene encoding oxidative stress-induced growth inhibitor 1 isoform X1, translating to MDRPEHCHRTDHLTTAEPLIGFQQVTNMSAKLAELHTNAVSPLPVLVIGNGPSGICLSYLLSGYTPYLKEGAIHPNPLLQRKLEDLPNVPITQQDLEYLSEGLEGRSNSPAALLFDTLLRPDTDFLGNVNSVLQWTLEPENAIPHLVLGRGPPGGAWNAIEGSMITLSRGDWMGLPDLSFKDWMRMKKRNLRNDRSTAGDILNYYQYYVKNKRLEKNFLSGAVVTSVIKISKDVENTAGNETIWNSAEFDQEPSQGKSVFQVSGFIKNDIGPKQNFCLYADNVILATGTFDSPSWLGIKGEDLPFVSHQISALEEAVKSKKVHQGSDPVLIIGAGLTAADAILLAHHYNIPVIHAFRRRVNDPALIFNQLPHVMYPEYHKVHQMMKEQSVFQGGPYKGYMSLPEHHAVCFNDEKKCTFRDKHGQHKAFNVSMVLILIGSNPNLSFLPKNGTDLALDPEQRVNSKRNPLDIDLFTYECIQEKGLYAVGPLAGDYFVRFVQGGALAVASALQKSQKRPP from the exons AACCTTTGATTGGATTCCAACAAGTGACCAACATGTCTGCAAAATTAGCAGAGCTCCACACAAATGCGGTATCCCCACTCCCAGTGCTTGTAATAG GTAACGGCCCATCAGGCATCTGCCTCTCCTACCTGTTGTCTGGATATACCCCATATCTGAAAGAAGGTGCTATACATCCAAACCCCTTATTGCAAAGGAAGCTGGAAGACCTTCCGAATGTTCCGATCACTCAGCAG GATCTGGAGTATTTGTCTGAGGGACTGGAAGGTCGCTCGAACAGTCCGGCCGCTCTCTTGTTTGATACCCTGCTCAGACCagacactgactttcttggaaatgTGAATTCTGTGTTGCAGTGGACTCTAGAACCTGAAAATGCAATCCCTCACCTGGTGCTTGGGCGAGGTCCACCCGGAGGAGCATGGAAT GCCATTGAGGGATCAATGATAACTCTTAGCCGTGGAGACTGGATGGGGCTGCCTGATTTATCTTTCAAAGACTGGATGAGGATGAAAAAAAG GAACCTCAGAAATGATAGGTCAACGGCAGGGGACATCCTGAATTACTACCAATACTACGTAAAGAATAAAAGACTGGAGAAAAATTTCTTATCTGGTGCAGTTGTCACCTCTGTCATAAAAATAAGCAAAGACGTGGAAAACACTGCTGGGAATGAAACCATTTGGAATAGTGCAGAGTTTGACCAAGAGCCAAGCCAAGGAAAGAGTGTTTTCCAAGTTAGTGGATTTATCAAAAATGACATTGGTCCCAAGCAGAACTTCTGTTTATACGCTGATAATGTAATTCTGGCAACAGGGACATTTGACAGCCCCTCATGGTTAGGTATCAAAGGAGAAGACCTCCCATTTGTCTCACATCAGATATCTGCTCTTGAGGAGGCAGTAAAATCAAAGAAAGTCCACCAGGGTTCTGACCCGGTGCTTATCATAGGCGCGGGACTGACGGCTGCAGATGCCATtttgcttgctcatcactacaacATCCCAGTAATACATGCTTTCAGAAGACGAGTTAATGATCCAGCACTTATCTTCAACCAGTTACCACATGTCATGTACCCAGAGTACCATAAGGTACACCAAATGATGAAAGAACAATCAGTCTTTCAAGGAGGACCCTACAAGGGCTACATGAGTCTTCCAGAGCACCATGCTGTGTGTTTCAATGATGAGAAGAAATGTACCTTCAGAGATAAGCACGGTCAGCATAAGGCATTTAACGTTTCAATGGTTCTGATTCTCATTGGTTCTAATCCAAACTTGTCTTTTCTACCCAAAAATGGTACAGATTTAGCTTTGGATCCTGAGCAACGAGTCAACTCTAAAAGGAATCCTCTTGACATTGACCTATTCACATATGAATGTATTCAGGAGAAGGGACTATATGCGGTGGGACCCCTGGCTGGTGATTATTTTGTACGCTTTGTTCAAGGTGGTGCATTAGCTGTTGCCAGCGCTCTCCAGAAATCTCAGAAGAGGCCCCCCTAA
- the OSGIN1 gene encoding oxidative stress-induced growth inhibitor 1 isoform X3: MDRPEHCHRTDHLTTAEPLIGFQQVTNMSAKLAELHTNAVSPLPVLVIGNGPSGICLSYLLSGYTPYLKEGAIHPNPLLQRKLEDLPNVPITQQWTLEPENAIPHLVLGRGPPGGAWNAIEGSMITLSRGDWMGLPDLSFKDWMRMKKRNLRNDRSTAGDILNYYQYYVKNKRLEKNFLSGAVVTSVIKISKDVENTAGNETIWNSAEFDQEPSQGKSVFQVSGFIKNDIGPKQNFCLYADNVILATGTFDSPSWLGIKGEDLPFVSHQISALEEAVKSKKVHQGSDPVLIIGAGLTAADAILLAHHYNIPVIHAFRRRVNDPALIFNQLPHVMYPEYHKVHQMMKEQSVFQGGPYKGYMSLPEHHAVCFNDEKKCTFRDKHGQHKAFNVSMVLILIGSNPNLSFLPKNGTDLALDPEQRVNSKRNPLDIDLFTYECIQEKGLYAVGPLAGDYFVRFVQGGALAVASALQKSQKRPP; the protein is encoded by the exons AACCTTTGATTGGATTCCAACAAGTGACCAACATGTCTGCAAAATTAGCAGAGCTCCACACAAATGCGGTATCCCCACTCCCAGTGCTTGTAATAG GTAACGGCCCATCAGGCATCTGCCTCTCCTACCTGTTGTCTGGATATACCCCATATCTGAAAGAAGGTGCTATACATCCAAACCCCTTATTGCAAAGGAAGCTGGAAGACCTTCCGAATGTTCCGATCACTCAGCAG TGGACTCTAGAACCTGAAAATGCAATCCCTCACCTGGTGCTTGGGCGAGGTCCACCCGGAGGAGCATGGAAT GCCATTGAGGGATCAATGATAACTCTTAGCCGTGGAGACTGGATGGGGCTGCCTGATTTATCTTTCAAAGACTGGATGAGGATGAAAAAAAG GAACCTCAGAAATGATAGGTCAACGGCAGGGGACATCCTGAATTACTACCAATACTACGTAAAGAATAAAAGACTGGAGAAAAATTTCTTATCTGGTGCAGTTGTCACCTCTGTCATAAAAATAAGCAAAGACGTGGAAAACACTGCTGGGAATGAAACCATTTGGAATAGTGCAGAGTTTGACCAAGAGCCAAGCCAAGGAAAGAGTGTTTTCCAAGTTAGTGGATTTATCAAAAATGACATTGGTCCCAAGCAGAACTTCTGTTTATACGCTGATAATGTAATTCTGGCAACAGGGACATTTGACAGCCCCTCATGGTTAGGTATCAAAGGAGAAGACCTCCCATTTGTCTCACATCAGATATCTGCTCTTGAGGAGGCAGTAAAATCAAAGAAAGTCCACCAGGGTTCTGACCCGGTGCTTATCATAGGCGCGGGACTGACGGCTGCAGATGCCATtttgcttgctcatcactacaacATCCCAGTAATACATGCTTTCAGAAGACGAGTTAATGATCCAGCACTTATCTTCAACCAGTTACCACATGTCATGTACCCAGAGTACCATAAGGTACACCAAATGATGAAAGAACAATCAGTCTTTCAAGGAGGACCCTACAAGGGCTACATGAGTCTTCCAGAGCACCATGCTGTGTGTTTCAATGATGAGAAGAAATGTACCTTCAGAGATAAGCACGGTCAGCATAAGGCATTTAACGTTTCAATGGTTCTGATTCTCATTGGTTCTAATCCAAACTTGTCTTTTCTACCCAAAAATGGTACAGATTTAGCTTTGGATCCTGAGCAACGAGTCAACTCTAAAAGGAATCCTCTTGACATTGACCTATTCACATATGAATGTATTCAGGAGAAGGGACTATATGCGGTGGGACCCCTGGCTGGTGATTATTTTGTACGCTTTGTTCAAGGTGGTGCATTAGCTGTTGCCAGCGCTCTCCAGAAATCTCAGAAGAGGCCCCCCTAA
- the OSGIN1 gene encoding oxidative stress-induced growth inhibitor 1 isoform X2 produces the protein MSAKLAELHTNAVSPLPVLVIGNGPSGICLSYLLSGYTPYLKEGAIHPNPLLQRKLEDLPNVPITQQDLEYLSEGLEGRSNSPAALLFDTLLRPDTDFLGNVNSVLQWTLEPENAIPHLVLGRGPPGGAWNAIEGSMITLSRGDWMGLPDLSFKDWMRMKKRNLRNDRSTAGDILNYYQYYVKNKRLEKNFLSGAVVTSVIKISKDVENTAGNETIWNSAEFDQEPSQGKSVFQVSGFIKNDIGPKQNFCLYADNVILATGTFDSPSWLGIKGEDLPFVSHQISALEEAVKSKKVHQGSDPVLIIGAGLTAADAILLAHHYNIPVIHAFRRRVNDPALIFNQLPHVMYPEYHKVHQMMKEQSVFQGGPYKGYMSLPEHHAVCFNDEKKCTFRDKHGQHKAFNVSMVLILIGSNPNLSFLPKNGTDLALDPEQRVNSKRNPLDIDLFTYECIQEKGLYAVGPLAGDYFVRFVQGGALAVASALQKSQKRPP, from the exons ATGTCTGCAAAATTAGCAGAGCTCCACACAAATGCGGTATCCCCACTCCCAGTGCTTGTAATAG GTAACGGCCCATCAGGCATCTGCCTCTCCTACCTGTTGTCTGGATATACCCCATATCTGAAAGAAGGTGCTATACATCCAAACCCCTTATTGCAAAGGAAGCTGGAAGACCTTCCGAATGTTCCGATCACTCAGCAG GATCTGGAGTATTTGTCTGAGGGACTGGAAGGTCGCTCGAACAGTCCGGCCGCTCTCTTGTTTGATACCCTGCTCAGACCagacactgactttcttggaaatgTGAATTCTGTGTTGCAGTGGACTCTAGAACCTGAAAATGCAATCCCTCACCTGGTGCTTGGGCGAGGTCCACCCGGAGGAGCATGGAAT GCCATTGAGGGATCAATGATAACTCTTAGCCGTGGAGACTGGATGGGGCTGCCTGATTTATCTTTCAAAGACTGGATGAGGATGAAAAAAAG GAACCTCAGAAATGATAGGTCAACGGCAGGGGACATCCTGAATTACTACCAATACTACGTAAAGAATAAAAGACTGGAGAAAAATTTCTTATCTGGTGCAGTTGTCACCTCTGTCATAAAAATAAGCAAAGACGTGGAAAACACTGCTGGGAATGAAACCATTTGGAATAGTGCAGAGTTTGACCAAGAGCCAAGCCAAGGAAAGAGTGTTTTCCAAGTTAGTGGATTTATCAAAAATGACATTGGTCCCAAGCAGAACTTCTGTTTATACGCTGATAATGTAATTCTGGCAACAGGGACATTTGACAGCCCCTCATGGTTAGGTATCAAAGGAGAAGACCTCCCATTTGTCTCACATCAGATATCTGCTCTTGAGGAGGCAGTAAAATCAAAGAAAGTCCACCAGGGTTCTGACCCGGTGCTTATCATAGGCGCGGGACTGACGGCTGCAGATGCCATtttgcttgctcatcactacaacATCCCAGTAATACATGCTTTCAGAAGACGAGTTAATGATCCAGCACTTATCTTCAACCAGTTACCACATGTCATGTACCCAGAGTACCATAAGGTACACCAAATGATGAAAGAACAATCAGTCTTTCAAGGAGGACCCTACAAGGGCTACATGAGTCTTCCAGAGCACCATGCTGTGTGTTTCAATGATGAGAAGAAATGTACCTTCAGAGATAAGCACGGTCAGCATAAGGCATTTAACGTTTCAATGGTTCTGATTCTCATTGGTTCTAATCCAAACTTGTCTTTTCTACCCAAAAATGGTACAGATTTAGCTTTGGATCCTGAGCAACGAGTCAACTCTAAAAGGAATCCTCTTGACATTGACCTATTCACATATGAATGTATTCAGGAGAAGGGACTATATGCGGTGGGACCCCTGGCTGGTGATTATTTTGTACGCTTTGTTCAAGGTGGTGCATTAGCTGTTGCCAGCGCTCTCCAGAAATCTCAGAAGAGGCCCCCCTAA